The Pochonia chlamydosporia 170 chromosome 1, whole genome shotgun sequence genome window below encodes:
- a CDS encoding mitochondrial 2-oxoglutarate/malate carrier protein (similar to Verticillium alfalfae VaMs.102 XP_003000778.1) — protein sequence MAGGSLKQAAESARNKTTEVMGAARADGAAVAHDLLHTPWVRAALPFVNGGISGMVATTVIQPVDMIKVRIQLAGEGTSGGPKATPISVARQIVASGKVLDLYTGLSAGLLRQAVYTTARLGFFDTFMGSLATRAKSQGREIGFGDRATAGLAAGGLAAMFGNPADLALIRMQSDGLKPLAERKNYKSVIDALSSIAKSEGVGALWAGAAPTVVRAMALNFGQLAFFSEAKVQLKKNTDLSARAQTLSASAIAGFFASFFSLPFDFVKTRLQKQQKGPDGKLPYKGMADCFTKVAKQEGLLRFYRGFGTYYVRIAPHAMVTLIVADYLGWLTK from the exons ATGGCTGGTGGATCACTAAAACAAGCAGCTGAATCAGCTCGAAACAAGACCACAGAAGTAATGGGTGCTGCCAGAGCGGACGGAGCCGCTGTCGCTCACGACCTTCTTCACACTCCATGGGTAAGGGCAGCTTTACCCTTCGTCAATGGAGGCATTAGCGGCATGGTTGCAACCACCGTCATCCAACCTGTAGACATGATCAAGGTTCGAATTCAACTCGCTGGCGAAGGCACTTCAGGTGGTCCCAAGGCCACTCCTATTTCCGTCGCTCGACAGATTGTTGCTAGCGGCAAGGTCCTTGACCTTTACACTGGTCTCTCTGCTGGCCTGCTGCGACAGGCTGTGTACACAACGGCCCGCTTGGGCTTCTTCGACACCTTTATGGGCTCTCTGGCCACTCGAGCCAAGAGCCAGGGTCGGGAGATCGGATTCGGTGACAGAGCTActgctggtctggctgcCGGAGGTCTGGCTGCTATGTTTGGCAACCCTGCGGATCTGGCTCTGATTCGAATGCAGAGTGATGGTTTGAAACCCCTGGCTGAGAGAAAGAACTATAAGTCTGTCATTGACGCTCTGTCTTCAATCGCCAAGAGTGAGGGCGTTGGAGCATTGTGGGCTGGCGCAGCACCAACGGTTGTTCGTGCTATGGCTCTCAACTTTGGACAACTTGCCTTCTTTAGCGAGGCCAAGGTTCAACTGAAGAAGAATACCGATCTCTCAGCGCGAGCTCAAACCCTCAGTGCTAGTGCCATTGCAGGCTTCTTCGCCAGTTTCTTCAGTTTGCCATTCGACTTCGtcaagaccagactgcagaagcaacaaaaggGACCCGATGGGAAGCTTCCTTACAAGGGAATGGCTGACTGCTTTACTAAGGTGGCTAAGCAGGAAGGTTTGTTGAGATTCTATCGTGGCTTCGGTACATACTATGTCCGCATTGCTCCTCATGC GATGGTGACGCTAATCGTTGCCGATTACCTCGGATGGTTGACGAAATAA
- a CDS encoding DNA repair protein Rad4 (similar to Neosartorya fischeri NRRL 181 XP_001260110.1) encodes MVGRKRAVSSRSSRRGTGSGQDAEPNIYQQMLSEAGVSAPDERSPERPLKRRRPGSQRQVNPSSDGPSTQSQLKTQLDTPPSDDDEDEDIEFQDVVLPAPTVQTMELESDDEDDEDEDIQFEDVDFSAPLPDAPAEKPSNLELNLTAHQSSASPSKRPGERRKPISKEERERRVDIHRAHLLCLLSHVARRNHWCNDARVQDSLRPHLTDKTVNYLTPGSHLPQFGQAESLKNGLRQAADVWKTKFEITERGLRRALWAEDAEQLQHYEPADDLDSCLDRDDFREAAKKLQGSRDVGAQLYCSLLRSVGVRARLVCSLQPLSFVSGAPTLPKPKGPKQTPKTTQNERTKEALAKYEALAASTGAATGSAGGSSARRRLGHPNATAYNFQPRPAAPKAKRAFDGPIRVRESSYPVYWVEVLDTGHQKWQPADPVVTNTFWKPKVFEPPITDKENCLSYVVAFEADGTAKDVTRRYAKAYTAKTRRLRVETPLDDGGQWWRSALKPFRRRRPTDLDQIEDNELTGVEAREPMPRNVQDFKDHPVYALERHMRRHEVLVPDAKPSGTVGAGSRGPLEKIYRRRDVRIARSAEKWYRMGREVKPNEIPAKWLQRQARPKGSRFDDRDEADMEDDAGTPIYTTEQTELYEPPPVRNGRVPKNKFGNIDAYVPGMIPRGAVHIVHEYAARAAFIVGVDYAPALTGFQFKGRHGTAVLSGIVVAKEFEAAIRSVIDGLSDVEQEMEDERKRLAALRMWRRLLMGLRIRERIWSGVGEEERKEADREAEMEAELANAESDVTDEFDMVVDEDEGGGFLIE; translated from the exons ATGGTTGGGAGAAAGCGCGCTGTTTCTTCGAGGAGCTCCAGAAGGGGAACGGGCAGTGGGCAAGATGCAGAACCGAATATTTACCAGCAGATGCTGTCAGAAGCTGGGGTCTCTGCGCCGGACGAAAGGTCACCAGAACGCCCACTGAAACGGAGGCGACCAGGTTCACAGCGACAGGTAAACCCTTCTTCAGATGGGCCAAGCACTCAAAGTCAACTAAAGACGCAATTGGACACGCCACCaagcgatgacgacgaagacgaggatatCGAATTCCAGGATGTCGTTCTACCAGCGCCAACTGTGCAGACCATGGAGCTCGagtctgatgatgaggatgacgaagatgaagacattCAGTTTGAGGATGTCGATTTCTCTGCGCCGTTGCCAGATGCACCTGCTGAAAAACCAAGCAACTTAGAACTGAATTTGACGGCCCACCAGTCTTCcgcatccccatccaaaaGACCGGGCGAGCGACGCAAACCGATCTCTAAGGAGGAAAGGGAGCGCCGCGTCGATATTCATAGAGCTCATCTGTTGTGTCTTTTGTCGCATGTGGCGCGCAGAAACCACTGGTGTAACGATGCAAGAGTGCAAGATTCCCTGCGTCCGCACTTGACTGACAAGACGGTCAACTATCTCACTCCTGGATCTCACCTACCACAGTTTGGACAGGCTGAGAGCTTGAAAAATGGCCTCAGACAGGCAGCTGATGTGTGGAAGACCAAATTTGAGATTACGGAGCGGGGACTACGAAGGGCTCTCTGGGCAGAGGATGCGGAACAGTTGCAACAT TATGAGCCTGCAGATGATTTAGATTCGTGTCTAGATCGAGATGATTTCCGAGAAGCCGCAAAGAAGCTGCAGGGATCAAGAGACGTTGGAGCACAACTGTATTGCTCCTTGTTACGAAGTGTGGGTGTGCGAGCCAGACTGGTGTGTTCTTTGCAACCGCTGTCCTTTGTATCTGGCGCTCCAACGTTACCGAAGCCGAAGGGACCGAAACAGACACCAAAAACAACACAGAATGAACGTACCAAAGAAGCCTTGGCGAAATACGAGGCCCTCGCTGCGAGCACTGGTGCGGCGACGGGTTCTGCAGGTGGCTCAAGTGCACGTCGCAGATTGGGGCATCCGAATGCTACAGCTTATAATTTTCAACCTAGACCCGCTGCTCCGAAAGCAAAAAGGGCGTTCGACGGACCTATACGGGTTCGCGAATCTTCTTATCCAGTCTACTGGGTGGAGGTGTTGGATACTGGGCACCAGAAATGGCAACCTGCTGACCCTGTAGTGACGAACACGTTCTGGAAACCAAAGGTATTCGAGCCACCCATTACCGACAAGGAGAACTGTCTCTCGTATGTAGTAGCATTTGAGGCCGATGGGACAGCAAAGGATGTTACGAGGAGATATGCAAAGGCGTACACAGCCAAAACTCGCCGTCTGAGGGTCGAAACACCTCTTGACGACGGAGGGCAATGGTGGCGGAGTGCGTTGAAGCCGTTTCGCAGGCGCCGTCCGACAGACTTGGACCAAATTGAAGATAATGAGTTGACGGGCGTGGAAGCCCGAGAACCTATGCCGAGAAATGTACAGGATTTTAAGGATCATCCTGTATATGCATTGGAGAGACACATGAGACGGCACGAAGTTCTCGTGCCGGATGCAAAACCATCAGGGACTGTAGGCGCTGGAAGTCGAGGTCCACTGGAGAAGATATACAGGCGGAGAGATGTCCGCATAGCACGAAGCGCAGAGAAGTGGTATCGCATGGGTCGAGAGGTGAAGCCCAACGAGATCCCAGCGAAATGGCTACAGAGGCAAGCTCGCCCCAAGGGATCGAGGTTTGACGACAGGGACGAagcagacatggaagacGATGCCGGCACACCTATATACACTACGGAACAAACAGAGCTCTACGAGCCACCGCCGGTCCGCAACGGACGCGTACCAAAGAACAAATTCGGCAACATTGACGCCTACGTGCCCGGCATGATACCAAGGGGAGCAGTGCACATTGTTCACGAGTATGCTGCCCGGGCAGCGTTCATAGTAGGCGTCGACTACGCACCAGCTCTGACGGGGTTTCAGTTTAAAGGACGACACGGCACAGCTGTCCTCAGCGGAATAGTAGTCGCCAAGGAATTCGAAGCAGCTATTCGGTCTGTGATAGATGGACTATCAGACGTAGAGcaagagatggaagatgAACGCAAGAGACTAGCCGCGTTGAGGATGTGGCGAAGGCTACTCATGGGGCTGCGTATCCGGGAGAGGATATGGAGCGGTGTcggcgaggaggagaggaaagAGGCGGATAGGGAGGCGGAGATGGAGGCTGAGCTGGCGAATGCGGAGAGTGATGTGACGGATGAGTTTGAtatggttgttgatgaggacgagggcGGTGGGTTTCTGATTGAGTGA